The following are from one region of the Poecilia reticulata strain Guanapo linkage group LG7, Guppy_female_1.0+MT, whole genome shotgun sequence genome:
- the LOC103468098 gene encoding ADP-ribosylation factor-like protein 8A: protein MIALINKLLDWFKALFWKEEMELTLVGLQYSGKTTFVNVIASGQFSEDMIPTVGFNMRKITKGNVTIKLWDIGGQPRFRSMWERYCRGVSAIVYMVDAADPEKIEASKNELHNLLDKPQLQGIPVLVLGNKRDLPGALDEKELIERMNLSAIQDREICCYSISCKEKDNIDITLQWLIQHSRTKRSS, encoded by the exons ATGATCGCGCTGATCAACAAACTCCTGGACTGGTTCAAGGCTCTGTTCTGGAAGGAGGAGATGGAGCTGACCCTGGTGGGGTTGCAGTACTCCGGGAAGACCACCTTTGTGAATGTAATAGCG tcgGGTCAGTTCAGCGAAGACATGATTCCTACGGTGGGCTTCAACATGAGGAAGATCACCAAGGGCAACGTCACCATCAAG CTGTGGGACATCGGTGGCCAGCCTCGCTTCAGGAGCATGTGGGAGCGCTACTGCCGGGGCGTCAGCGCCATCGT ctacATGGTGGACGCAGCCGATCCAGAGAAGATCGAAGCCTCCAAGAACGAACTGCACAACCTGCTGGACAAGCCGCAGCTGCAGGGGATTCCT gttctggttctgggcaACAAGCGGGACCTGCCAGGCGCTCTGGATGAGAAGGAGCTCATAGAGAGGAT GAACCTGTCGGCCATCCAGGACAGAGAGATCTGCTGCTACTCCATTTCCTGCAAGGAGAAAGACAACAttg ACATCACCCTGCAGTGGCTGATCCAACACTCCAGGACCAAGAGGAGTTCCTGA
- the LOC103468097 gene encoding tyrosine-protein phosphatase non-receptor type 7 isoform X1, whose product MSSSFSSVPAEEPVTPPPLTTPPRKASVRLQERRGSNLSLLLDVSNLGAESVCSVTTPKEVWLQLLHTSSRALAHAQLQEASADTSALNTEYQKIPPNFVSAAELDAPGHMMKDRYKTILPNPETRVILKSLEEEPGPDRYINANYVRGYRGAARAFIATQGPMLHTVGDFWDMVWQERSSIIVMVTKLKENNEKCEPYWPQPRDGTKVKEEDEERQDEIQRDQDEGQTSRFGRFLLRVKDSREKDGFIITDLQVQLNSERRPVRHYWFSSWPDHHIPECIASLLKLVEEVETQRKSLQPITDAVPGNGPIIVHCSAGIGRTGCFIASSICCQQLRETGHVDILETVCQLRLDRAGMIQTTEQYQFLYSTLAQYSRQLQQNQDQNQTNTDSQNQQTPEDQASVRLQNLRLQN is encoded by the exons ATGAGCTCATCATTCAGCTCCGTTCCTGCAGAGGAACCAGTGACGCCGCCGCCACTGACCACGCCCCCTCGGAAAGCCTCAGTCCGCCTCCAGGAACG gcgGGGCTCCAACCTGTCGCTGCTTCTGGATGTGAGCAATCTGGGGGCGGAGTCAGTTTGTTCTGTGACCACGCCCAAAGAGGTGTGGCTTCAGCTGCTACACACCTCGTCCCGAGCGCTTGCACATGCGCAGTTGCAGGAAGCTTCAGCAGACACCAGCGCTCTGAACACAGAGTACCAG AAGATTCCTCCGAACTTTGTGAGCGCGGCCGAGCTCGACGCTCCGGGACACATGATGAAAGACAGATACAAAACCATCCTGCCCA ACCCAGAGACKCGGGTGATCCTGAAGAGCCTGGAGGAAGAACCGGGTCCGGATCGATACATCAACGCCAACTATGTCAGG GGCTACAGAGGGGCTGCCAGGGCCTTCATCGCCACCCAGGGCCCGATGCTGCACACCGTGGGAGACTTCTGGGACATGGTGTGGCAGGAGCGGAGCAGCATCATCGTCATGGTGACCAAGCTGAAGGAGAACAACGAG AAATGCGAGCCGTACTGGCCGCAGCCGAGGGACGGGACGAAGGTgaaggaggaggacgaggagcgGCAGGACGAGATCCAGAGGGACCAAGACGAGGGACAGACGAGCCGCTTCGGCAGATTCCTGCTGAGAGTTAAAGACAGCCGGGAAAAAGACGGCTTCATCATCACGGATCTGCAGGTCCAG CTGAACTCTGAGCGCCGTCCGGTCAGACACTACTGGTTCAGCTCCTGGCCCGACCACCAcatcccagaatgcattgcttCTCTGCTGAAGctggtggaggaggtggagacgCAGAGGAAGTCcctgcagccaatcacagacgCCGTTCCGGGTAACGGACCAATCATTGTCCACTGCAG CGCAGGCATCGGGCGGACGGGTTGCTTCATAGCCAGCAGCATCTGCTGCCAGCAGCTCAGAGAAACCGGACACGTGGACATTCTGGAGACGGTTTGTCAGCTGCGACTCGACAG GGCTGGGATGATCCAGACCACCGAGCAGTACCAGTTCCTGTACTCTACGCTGGCCCAGTACAGCcgccagctgcagcagaaccag gaccagaaccagaccaaCACAGACTCACAGAACCAGCAGACCCCTGAGGACCAGGCCAGCGTTCGGCTGCAGAACCTTCGACTGcagaactga
- the LOC103468097 gene encoding tyrosine-protein phosphatase non-receptor type 7 isoform X2 has translation MSSSFSSVPAEEPVTPPPLTTPPRKASVRLQERRGSNLSLLLDVSNLGAESVCSVTTPKEVWLQLLHTSSRALAHAQLQEASADTSALNTEYQKIPPNFVSAAELDAPGHMMKDRYKTILPNPETRVILKSLEEEPGPDRYINANYVRGYRGAARAFIATQGPMLHTVGDFWDMVWQERSSIIVMVTKLKENNEKCEPYWPQPRDGTKVKEEDEERQDEIQRDQDEGQTSRFGRFLLRVKDSREKDGFIITDLQVQLNSERRPVRHYWFSSWPDHHIPECIASLLKLVEEVETQRKSLQPITDAVPGNGPIIVHCRAGMIQTTEQYQFLYSTLAQYSRQLQQNQDQNQTNTDSQNQQTPEDQASVRLQNLRLQN, from the exons ATGAGCTCATCATTCAGCTCCGTTCCTGCAGAGGAACCAGTGACGCCGCCGCCACTGACCACGCCCCCTCGGAAAGCCTCAGTCCGCCTCCAGGAACG gcgGGGCTCCAACCTGTCGCTGCTTCTGGATGTGAGCAATCTGGGGGCGGAGTCAGTTTGTTCTGTGACCACGCCCAAAGAGGTGTGGCTTCAGCTGCTACACACCTCGTCCCGAGCGCTTGCACATGCGCAGTTGCAGGAAGCTTCAGCAGACACCAGCGCTCTGAACACAGAGTACCAG AAGATTCCTCCGAACTTTGTGAGCGCGGCCGAGCTCGACGCTCCGGGACACATGATGAAAGACAGATACAAAACCATCCTGCCCA ACCCAGAGACKCGGGTGATCCTGAAGAGCCTGGAGGAAGAACCGGGTCCGGATCGATACATCAACGCCAACTATGTCAGG GGCTACAGAGGGGCTGCCAGGGCCTTCATCGCCACCCAGGGCCCGATGCTGCACACCGTGGGAGACTTCTGGGACATGGTGTGGCAGGAGCGGAGCAGCATCATCGTCATGGTGACCAAGCTGAAGGAGAACAACGAG AAATGCGAGCCGTACTGGCCGCAGCCGAGGGACGGGACGAAGGTgaaggaggaggacgaggagcgGCAGGACGAGATCCAGAGGGACCAAGACGAGGGACAGACGAGCCGCTTCGGCAGATTCCTGCTGAGAGTTAAAGACAGCCGGGAAAAAGACGGCTTCATCATCACGGATCTGCAGGTCCAG CTGAACTCTGAGCGCCGTCCGGTCAGACACTACTGGTTCAGCTCCTGGCCCGACCACCAcatcccagaatgcattgcttCTCTGCTGAAGctggtggaggaggtggagacgCAGAGGAAGTCcctgcagccaatcacagacgCCGTTCCGGGTAACGGACCAATCATTGTCCACTGCAG GGCTGGGATGATCCAGACCACCGAGCAGTACCAGTTCCTGTACTCTACGCTGGCCCAGTACAGCcgccagctgcagcagaaccag gaccagaaccagaccaaCACAGACTCACAGAACCAGCAGACCCCTGAGGACCAGGCCAGCGTTCGGCTGCAGAACCTTCGACTGcagaactga